A portion of the Tamandua tetradactyla isolate mTamTet1 chromosome 16, mTamTet1.pri, whole genome shotgun sequence genome contains these proteins:
- the CALM3 gene encoding calmodulin-3 codes for MADQLTEEQIAEFKEAFSLFDKDGDGTITTKELGTVMRSLGQNPTEAELQDMINEVDADGNGTIDFPEFLTMMARKMKDTDSEEEIREAFRVFDKDGNGYISAAELRHVMTNLGEKLTDEEVDEMIREADIDGDGQVNYEEFVQMMTAK; via the exons ATG GCTGACCAGCTGACCGAGGAACAGATTGCAG AGTTCAAGGAGGCCTTCTCCCTCTTTGACAAGGATGGAGATGGCACTATCACCACCAAGGAGTTGGGGACAGTGATGAGATCCCTGGGACAGAACCCTACTGAGGCAGAGCTGCAGGACATGATCAATGAGGTGGATGCAGATG GGAACGGGACCATTGACTTCCCAGAGTTCTTGACCATGATGGCCAGAAAGATGAAGGATACAGACAGCGAGGAGGAGATCCGAGAGGCGTTCCGCGTCTTTGACAAG GATGGAAATGGCTACATCAGCGCTGCAGAGCTGCGTCATGTAATGACGAACCTGGGTGAGAAGCTGACCGATGAGGAGGTGGATGAGATGATCAGAGAGGCCGACATCGATGGAGACGGCCAGGTCAATTATGAAG AGTTTGTACAGATGATGACTGCAAAGTGA